In a single window of the Callithrix jacchus isolate 240 chromosome 1, calJac240_pri, whole genome shotgun sequence genome:
- the LOC100408946 gene encoding LOW QUALITY PROTEIN: putative transporter SVOPL (The sequence of the model RefSeq protein was modified relative to this genomic sequence to represent the inferred CDS: inserted 4 bases in 2 codons; deleted 1 base in 1 codon) codes for MPGIGHIVIAAQMDEDMCICNFEDRIMTASPRGFHSSGNVCETTPLLLLPPLKTKVVEAMEIMLIAIVSPIIRCEWQLENWQVALVTTVVFFDYMVFSILFGLLADRYSCWKILLISFLXVSMLTSFASSYIWFVFLQTMLGCGMSGHSQGLIIKTXFLPTKYQGYILPLSQMFWLMGSLLIIGLASVIIPTIGWRWLIHVASIPGIILIMAFKFIPESAQFNVSTGNTLAALATLECIAKMNHVVMPEGKLVEPVLEKRGTFADLLDAKYLRTTLQIWVIWLGISFAYCRVILGSAELLEQDLVCGSKSDSEVVVTQGNSEESQSPCHCHMFAPTDYQTIIISIVNEIALNPLNIPGINFLKRQLSLSITMGCTALFFLLLNICTSSAGLIGFPFVLRALVSANFNTIHIHTAEVYPTMMCTLGMGTSGPPCRTGAMVAPFISQVLMSASILGVLGLFSSVCVICAISAFTLPIETKGRVLKQIK; via the exons ATGCCTGGTATCGGGCATATTGtgatagcagcacaaatggacgaAGACATGTGTATATGCAATTTTGAGGACAGAATAATGACAGCTTCACCCAGAGGTTTTCACAGCAGTGGTAATGTCTGTGAGACCACACCACTACTCCTGCTTCCTCCTTTGAAAACTAAGGTGGTTGAGGCCATGGAGATCATGTTGATAGCTATTGTGTCTCCCATCATCCGCTGTGAGTGGCAACTGGAGAATTGGCAGGTGGCATTAGTAACCACGGTGGTGTTTTTTGACTACATGGTCTTCAGTATCCTCTTTGGCCTCCTGGCTGACAGATACAGCTGCTGGAAGATTCTGCTCATCTCATTCCT TGTCTCCATGCTGACCTCATTTGCTTCTTCATACATCTGGTTTGTCTTCCTGCAGACGATGCTGGGTTGTGGCATGTCCGGCCACTCACAAGGGTTAATCATAAAGAC ATTTTTGCCCACAAAATACCAAGGCTATATATTACCCTTGTCTCAGATGTTCTGGCTCATGGGCTCTCTGCTCATCATTGGCCTGGCCTCTGTAATCATCCCCACCATCGGGTGGCGCTGGCTCATCCATGTCGCCTCCATCCCAGGCATCATCCTCATCATGGCCTTCAAGTTTATTCCTGAATCTGCCCAGTTTAATGTCTCCACTGGGAACACTCTGGCTGCCCTGGCCACTCTGGAGTGCATCGCCAAGATGAACCACGTGGTCATGCCGGAGGGGAAGCTGGTGGAGCCTGTCCTGGAA AAAAGAGGAACGTTTGCAGACCTTTTGGATGCTAAATATTTACGGACCACATTACAGATCTGGGTCATATGGCTTGGAATCTCCTTTGCCTACTGCAGGGTTATCTTGGGCAGTGCTGAGCTGCTGGAGCAGGACCTGGTCTGCGGTTCAAAGTCAGACTCTGAGGTGGTCGTGACTCAGGGGAACTCAGAGGAGAGCCAGAGCCCCTGCCACTGCCACATGTTTGCACCCACTGACTATCAGACCATAATCATCAGCATTGTTaatgaaattgctctgaatcctTTAAATATCCCGGGCATCAATTTCCTGAAAAGACAGCTGAGCCTTTCCATTACCATGGGATGCACGGctttattcttccttctccttaACATTTGCACATCAAGTGCCGGCCTGATTGGCTTCCCCTTTGTGCTGAGGGCTCTGGTGTCTGCAAACTTCAACACCATCCACATTCACACAGCTGAGGTCTACCCCACCATGATGTGCACTTTGGGGATGGGAACCAGCGGCCCCCCGTGTCGCACTGGTGCAATGGTGGCCCCGTTTATATCCCAGGTTCTTATGAGTGCAT